From a single Callithrix jacchus isolate 240 chromosome 5, calJac240_pri, whole genome shotgun sequence genomic region:
- the CD300A gene encoding CMRF35-like molecule 8 produces the protein MWLPWTLLLLWVPGCFALSGPHTVAGPLGGSLSVQCGYEEEHRTLNKYWCRAPWTIRCTKIVETRGSAEKVGNSRVSIKDHPANLSFTVTLENLTEDDAGTYWCGVDTPLLQDLRDPFIKVEVSVFPASTSVTPTSVTAARISTITTAFPPVPSTTLLTVSATHSTSIQGDNEEVVNLQLPLLLSLLALLLILLVGASLLVWRMFQKWVKAGEHSELSQNHRQAAEESEQHYANLELLTWPLQEEPTPPTQVEVEYSTVAAPREELHYASVVFDSRTQNSEANRIAAQRPREEEPDSNYSVIRKT, from the exons GCTGTTTTGCTCTGAGTGGCCCCCACACTGTGGCAGGTCCCCTGGGGGGATCGCTGAGCGTGCAGTGTGGGTATGAGGAGGAACACAGGACTCTCAATAAATACTGGTGCAGAGCACCGTGGACTATCCGATGTACCAAGATTGTGGAGACCAGAGGGTCAGCAGAAAAAGTGGGGAACAGCCGAGTGTCCATCAAGGACCATCCTGCAAACCTCAGCTTCACAGTGACCCTGGAGAATCTTACAGAGGACGACGCAGGCACATACTGGTGTGGGGTGGATACACCATTGCTCCAAGACCTTCGTGATCCCTTCATTAAGGTTGAGGTGTCCGTGTTCCCAG CATCAACGTCAGTGACACCTACTAGTGTCACTGCAGCCAGGATCTCAACAATCACAACTGCATTTCCCCCTGTGCCATCCACTACCCTGTTGACAGTGAGTGCCACCCACAGTACCAGCATCCAGGGGGACAATGAGGAGGTCGTGAACTTACA GCTCCCGCTGCTCCTCTCCCTGTTGGCGTTGTTGCTGATTCTGTTGGTGGGGGCCTCCCTGCTAGTATGGAGGATGTTTCAGAAATGGGTCAAAG CTGGTGAACATTCAGAGCTGTCCCAGAACCACAGGCAG GCTGCCGAGGAGAGTGAGCAGCACTACGCGAATCTGGAGCTGCTGACGTGGCCTCTGCAGGAAGAGCCAACACCACCAACGCAGGTGGAAGTGGAATACAGCACCGTG GCTGCCCCCAGGGAAGAACTTCACTATGCTTCAGTGGTGTTTGACTCCCGGACTCAGAATTCTGAGGCCAACAGGATAGCTGCTcagaggcccagggaggaggaaCCAGATTCAAATTACAGTGTGATAAGGAAGACATAG